One part of the Vicia villosa cultivar HV-30 ecotype Madison, WI linkage group LG6, Vvil1.0, whole genome shotgun sequence genome encodes these proteins:
- the LOC131611602 gene encoding probable cyclic nucleotide-gated ion channel 20, chloroplastic, translating into MTMINCNSEWRNISATWSGDNSVNDCLSDTSSFAYGIFSRIVPLITETYSVMDKHIFSLFWGFQKTATLAINLSPIYFPWEVRFTWFITGVGLFLHVYLIINMQKFTSDLQQRTLEMQVRRHYVEERMRHRRYLEGLRRRWL; encoded by the exons ATGACAATGATTAACTGTAACTCTGAATGGCGAAATATATCAGCTacatggagcggagataacagcGTAAATGATTGTTTGAGTGACACATCTTCTTTTGCTTATGGCATATTTTCCAGGATTGTACCACTTATTACAGAAACTTATAGTGTGATGGACAAAcatatattttctctattttggGGATTCCAG AAAACCGCTACTTTAGCTATAAATCTTTCACCAATCTATTTTCCGTGGGAAGTCCGATTCACATGGTTCATCACTGGAGTAGGATTATTTCTTCATGTGTATCTAATTATTAACATGCAGAAATTTACATCTGACCTTCAACAAAG GACGCTAGAAATGCAGGTTAGACGTCATTATGTTGAGGAAAGGATGAGGCATCGTCGATATCTAGAAGGTCTCAGAAG GAGATGGTTATGA